From Diceros bicornis minor isolate mBicDic1 chromosome 17, mDicBic1.mat.cur, whole genome shotgun sequence, the proteins below share one genomic window:
- the LOC131415817 gene encoding lysozyme C, kidney isozyme-like, whose translation MKALLTLGLLLLSVTVQGKVIERCELARTLKRLGLDGFRGASLANWMCLAKWESGYNTRATNYNRPDRSTDYGIFQINSHYWCNDGKTPGAVNACRIPCKALLQDDITQAVACAKQIVTKQGLGAWVAWKKHCQHKDLTQYVKGCRL comes from the exons ATGAAGGCTCTCCTGACTCTGGGGCTTCTGCTCCTCTCCGTCACTGTCCAGGGCAAGGTCATTGAAAGGTGCGAGTTGGCCAGAACTCTGAAAAGACTTGGACTGGACGGCTTTCGGGGAGCCAGCCTGGCAAACT GGATGTGTTTGGCCAAATGGGAAAGTGGCTATAACACACGAGCAACAAACTACAACCGTCCAGACCGAAGCACTGACTATGGGATATTTCAGATCAATAGCCACTACTGGTGCAATGACGGCAAAACCCCAGGAGCAGTTAACGCCTGTCGTATACCCTGCAAGG CACTGCTGCAAGATGACATCACTCAAGCTGTGGCATGTGCAAAGCAGATTGTCACTAAGCAGGGCCTCGGAGCCTG GGTGGCATGGAAAAAACATTGTCAACACAAAGACCTCACTCAGTATGTCAAGGGTTGCAGACTGTAA